Below is a window of Comamonadaceae bacterium M7527 DNA.
TTGCCAGCCACGTGCTGCAGTCCAGTGGTGACTTGCGCGCCGTACAAGAGCTATTGGGTCACGCCAACATCAGCACCACTCAGGTCTATACCCGGCTGGACTTCCAGCACTTGGCCGCTGTTTATGACCAGGCACACCCCAAGGCTAAAAAGTCGTCTTAGGTGGCGTTTTCTTGCAATAGCAAGTAGCAAGTGGCAAAAGCATCCCTGCGAAAGCCGCCTCGCGGCAAATTGCAGTCATTGCCCAGCGCAAAAACGGGTAGCATCCAATAGTCGTTCAGCGCAACGCCAGCAGATGGTCTGCCCAGGCAGGTGCGCACAGGAGGAGGACACCGTGAAAAAATTGATTCAATCAACGCTATTGGCAATGGGTTTGGCTTTGGGCTTGGGTGCGACTGCGCATGCCGATGAGCCCGTTAAGGTGGTTTACCACCTAAGTGATGGCGTCGAGCAAGCCGCGCGTGCCATGCAAAACATCAAAAACCACCTGGCCGCAGACCCTAGCGCAAAAATTGTGGTGGTCGGTCATGGCAAGGGTATTGACTTTATGCTGCTGGACGCCCAAACGCCCAAAGGCGGCAAGTTTGAAGGCTTGGTCTCTGGCCTGGCCGCGCAAGGTGTGGAGTTTGCCGCTTGTAACAACACGTTGGTGGGTCGCAACATAGACGCCAGCGCGCTGTTGCTTGAGGTCAAAGTTGTGCCGTCAGGCGTGGCTGAAGTGGCGCGTTTGCAAGCCAAACAGGGTTACGTCTACATCAGGCCTTAAGCCGCAGTCCAACCACATTCAGGCCCTCAATGGATGCTGAACTCGATTCAGCACCCATTGAGAGGCTGCGAGGTGCGCCCCGCATGGGCACCTCTCAAATGCACTACACTTTGGGCCCCTGAACAGCCGGTTGTTGGTGTGCAGCGCTTTCTTGAGCAAGATCTTGCGCCGTACAAAGCTGGTCGTTCAGGCGCTCGCAGTTGCAGGTCCAAATAGAGGTTGTCATGTCGTTAATTCCCGCCACCATACTCACAGGTTTTTTGGGCTCTGGTAAGACCACATTGCTCAAGCGCGTGTTGTCTGAGGCGCATGGCCAAAAAATCGCGGTTATCGAGAACGAGTTTGGCGAAGAAAATATAGACAACGAGATTTTGGTGAGTGACACCACCGAAAACATCATTCAGATGAGCAACGGCTGCGTGTGTTGCACCATACGCGATGACTTGCGCACCACGTTGCAAGACCTGGCCGAAAAGCGTCGCAAGGGCGAGCTCGATTTCGAGCGCGTCATTATTGAAACCACCGGTTTGGCAGACCCCGGTCCCGTGGCGCAGACGTTTTTCATGGACGACGAGGTTGCCGAACAGTACTTGCTGGACGCGGTGGTGACCCTGGTAGATGCCAAACACGCCGCCCAGCAGTTCAACGACCGCCAGGAAGCCCGCCGCCAAGTGGGTTTTGCAGACCAGATTTTCATCAGCAAGGCAGACTTGGCCACCGGGCAAGAGGTGGATGCGCTAACCCACCGCCTCAAGCACATGAACCCACGCGCACCCGTGCGCACGGCCAACTTTGGCGACGTGAAGCTGAGTGAGGTGCTGGACCTGCGCGGCTTTAACCTCAACGCCAAGCTAGACATTGATCCAGACTTTTTAAAGGCTGACGACCACCACGCTCACAGCCATGGGCATGACCACGATCACAACCATGAGCACGGTGAGCACTGCAGCCACCCCTCGCACCAACACGACGGTGAGGGTGGCCATGGCCACCATCATCACCATGACGACGACGTTAAAAGCTTTGTATACCGATCACAGCGCGCGTTTGACCCTGCCAAGCTAGAAGACTTTTTGGGTGCTATCGTCAACATATACGGCCCGCGCATGCTGCGCTACAAAGGCGTGCTCAATATGCAGGGCACCAGCCGCAAGGTCATCTTCCAAGGGGTGCACCAGCTTATGGGCAGCGACTTGGGGCCGGAATGGGCTGAGGGCGAGCAGCGCGAAAGCAAAATGGTTTTTATTGGCATTGACTTACCCAAAGACATACTCATTCAAGGCCTAGACCAGTCGCTGATCTAGCCTCTTTAACCCCAGCATTGCTGACGCACTGTTAACTTGGGGTTAAGCCCAAATTTGAACTGTCAGAGAAACCGGGTATAACAACGCCTGCGTGATTTGAGCAGCCAACTGACGATAGGAGACAGACTGTGAAGCCTGGTAACAAGAAAACAGCTACAAAAACACCGGTAAAGGGCAAGGCCAGCGCGCCTGCTAAAAAGTCCGCCAAGCAGCCTGTAAAACCTGCCAAATCAGCCGTGGCGGTCAAAAAGCCAGTCGCCAAAAAAGCAGTTGCGCCTAAAGTGGTAGCCAAAAAAGCGGCGGCCAAGCCAGTAGCTAAGAAGGCGCCAGCCAAAAAGCCGGCAGCCAAGCCCGTTGCCAAGAAAGTGACAAAAGTGGCTGTGAAAGCACCCACAAAAGCACCTGCGAAGGCGTCTGCAAAAGCACCGGCAAAAACTACAGCCAAGCCCACAGCCAAAGCGGTGGCTAAAAAGCCAGCCGTCAAAGCGCCCGTAAAGGTATCTGCCAAGTCCGTCGCCAAGGTGCCGGCAAAAGCAGCTGCCAAGACCATGCCCAAAGCTGCCGCCAAAAAACCGGCCGCCAAGGCGCCGGCCAAGGCTGCGCCCAAGACCGCGGTTAAACCTGCAGCAAAACCTGCGGCCAAACCGGCCGCTAAAGCAACACCTGCCAAGCCTGCTGCCAAGGCCGAGGTGAAAGCGCCTGCGCCAGCGGCCAAAAAGCCCGGCAAGGTGATTACCAAAATGCCAGAGGGCAAGACTGGGCGCAAACGCCCCAGCAGCAAGCCCATTGCACCCAGCATGACCGAGGCTGAAATGGCTCCGTCGCATGACCCCGGTGCAGTTAAAGCCACATTTATTTCAGATCAAAAACCCGCCATGAACATGCCTTCCTACGTGCCAGTTAAAAAAGACCCCAAACGGGCTAACAACTGGAAGACCGTTGAGCTCGCCCAGCTCACAGACGCCGATATGCTTGCCATGCCCGAAGGCGAGTACATGAACAAGGTGCAAATGGCCTACTTCCGTGCCAAGCTGGTACAGCTCAAGCAGGACATCTTGGCCAACGCCGGTGAGACCACCGAGCACCTGCGCGAAGACACCGTTGTCGTGCCAGACCCCGCAGACCGCGCCACCATTGAAGAAGAGCACGCCCTGGAGCTGCGCACCCGTGACCGCGAGCGCAAGTTGCTCAAGAAAATCGAGCAGTCCATCATGCGCATTGATGCGGATGACTACGGCTTTTGCGACGAAACAGGTGAGGCCATTGGTGTGGGCCGCTTGCTGGCGCGCCCCACGGCCACCTTGTCCTTAGAGGCCCAACAACGCCGTGAGCTCAAGCAGAAAATGTTTGGTGACTGAACACCAAACGCTTTTTTACTTCACCACCGCTATCTCACCCACAAACTGATAGCCCTTTTGCCTGTGCGTAATCAGCACAGGCTCAGGGAAGTTGGCCGAGCGTATCTTGTCGCGCAAGCGGTTGATGAGCACGTCCAAGCGTCTACCCGTGTAGTCGTCGGGGTCGCCCCATATGGCCCGTTCAATGCGCAGGCGCTCACACAGCTGCTCTGGTGCTTGCGACAGCATGTGCAGCAAGTCAGTCTCCTGGCTGGTGAGCTCAAGCGTTTGCTGGCTGGGTGTTAGCAGTCTGCGTGTAGCGTTGTGCAAGGTCCATGTGGCACGCGCAGGGCGCATGCGCTGGGTGAGCCGATGCAGTTGTGCGGCCAGCTCAGCGGCCTCTACTGGCTTGCTGATGTACAAATCAGCGCCTGCCGCATAGCCGCGCATGCGGTCCTCGCCACTCACTCTGGCGCTGAGCATCACCAAACGTATATCGCCGTTGTGCTGCAGTTCCTGGGCCAGGTCGTTACCACTGCCGTCTGGTAGTCCTACATCCAGCACGGCCACGTCAAAGGCTTGTGCGTTCAGCAGGCTGCGCGCTTGCGCCAGTGTGTGAGCCACGGTTATGTCTATGCCTTCTTGAGACAAGTTAAAGGCGGTTTCTTCGGCCAAGTCGGGGTGGTCTTCGACCAACAACACGCGCGGCGGTATGGGTTTGTTCATGCTGCTTCAGCCTCAGCGCTGGGTATGCGCATCTCAAAAATATTGCGGTCTTCGGCGTATCGCACACTGGCCTCGCCTTGGTGGGCGCGTGCAATGGTGCGACTGGCCCACAAGCCCACGCCGCGCGTGCTGTCTCGCGTGCCAGAGCTAAAGCGTCCGAATATGGCCTGGTGTAAGTGGCTTGGTATGGGCTGGCCAGCACTGCTCACAGACAGCACGCAGTGGCCAACGTCTTGCACCACAGTCAGTTGCACGGCCTGGTCGGCATCACCATGTTCTAGTGCATTGCGCAACAAGTTGTCCAGCGCTAAGCGTATGAGCGCGGGGTCTGCCAGCAGGCTTGCGCTGCTGCCGTCCCATTGCACGCGGGCCTGGTCTTCAGGCGTCATGGCTGCAAAGATGTCACGAATGACGCTGGACGCTTGTATGCGTTGACGCTGTAATGCAGCGCTTTGCGTGTGCACCGAGTGCTGGTTGAGCATGGCCGTTACCAGCTGGTTCACACGCTGTGTGCTGACGCTGATTTTCGCCATGCGTGACAACACTTGTTCGTCGCTGCTAACGCGCTCAACGCTTTGCCGGCAGGCGTCTATGACTGACAAGGGTGTTTTAAGCTCGTGCGCCATCATGGTCACCCAGTCGGTTTGCGCAGCGTGCATCTCACCTTGCAGCACCATGCGTTGCGCACTCATGTGTGCGTGGTTCTGCGCCTGTTGCGCTTGCCATACCGTCTGCTTGTGTTCACCCACTACAAACGGAATAAGCATTAACAGGTACAACGCACTAGAGCTTTGTGCAATGTGGCTCAACACAGCTGGGTGTGCCAATTCAAGTCCAAACAAGTTGAGCACCAGTGGAATATGTAGCGCCACCAAACTGGCGTAAGGCACGACCAGCCAGGCGCTGACAGCGCGCAGCCGCCACACCACATGGGCTACCAAGCTTAGGGTGATCAACGGCAATATGGCACCTGTCAACACGTTGACCAGCAAGGCCTTGGCGTGCAGTGGCGTAAATGCCAGCAAGCCCAGCATCGCGCAAATGTAAGACACGCCACGCAGCACGCGGCCTGTTATGGGCATGTTGGTGCGCAGGTTCAGTACATACGCCGTTAGCCAAGCGTGGCTGCCCACATAAAAGCCTACGCAAGCACTCAGCAGTGAAGAGCCAAAAGGGTTTCTGAGCGCAGGCACCAAAGACCACCAGCCGTTTGATGCGCTGATATAAGCCATCACAACCAGGCTCACTATAGAAAACACCAGGTAAGTTTGCAGGCGCGTGTTAAGCCACAGTATCAGGGCGGCAACGGCAACAACAAAGCCAATGCCAGCCAGCGCACCTGTCACCAATGAGGCCGTGCGGCTGCTCATCATGGCTTGGCCGATGCTTTGTACCGATGGCTCTAGCAGCAGTGAGCTGGTAGACGCTACGCGCACATACACCTGTGCTTGCTGGTTGGGTTGCAGTGTGAGCAACATGTTGGGGCGCAAATCGGCCACTGCGCGCATGTCCCAGTCATGCGTATCCCCTTGTACAGACTGCAGCCACTGTTGGCCATTGATTTGCGCGGCTGGTGTTGGCTTGCCCAAGCTGGCGTTCAGCGTGCTGGGCCAAAAGAAATGCACGTCGTCCAAAAACGTGGGTCCCACACTGAGCAGCTGCTCTTGCGCCAAGGCTGATGTGTTGCGCAAGGTCAAGCGCAGCCACACGGCGGTGTCGCCGTAGCCGTTGGCCACCCAAAAGCGCTTGCTCGTAGCCCAGTCTGTGCGCGCTGCAACCTGGGCCAGACTGGCGTGCGTTGGCACGCCTTTCAGGGCTTCAAGCTGGGTGGTCACGCTGGCTGGTGCGGTCTCGCTTTGTGCCCAGGCATTGCCCAGCATGCAGCACAGCGCAAAAGCAACAAAAGTTGCAATTTGTCGTTTTAAATCAACAAGTTGCTGAATATTTGCCGTGAATTTTCTGTACATTGGCACAATGGGATTGGTTGTAATGCGTTCTGAAAGCCGCCGTGAAACGACCATTTATGATTTGTTTAAACAATCGGGCTTCGCGCTTGTACGCGAACCAGTTTGCCGACCATGTTCACCCCAACTCACTGCTTTTCGGCTTCAAACTGTTAACGCGTAGTGTAGGCGCGCTGGCGTACTCACCTCAAGTGCTTTAAACACATGGCCGCCAGAGCGTATACCGATGGTGCTTGCAATATGTATACACGCTTTGGCGCTCAGACTAGCGCAGCCTGACCCCACCACGTCTGCGCCCACATGCAGTGCAATTTTGAATTGCTTCAAAAGCATTCAAAAACCCTAACAACTCACTTCCATTGCAATTTGTAAGTTGTTCATTTTTAACCACTTTTTATATTGAAGATTGGCCGCGCAACCTCACTAAGTCATTGATTCCATTGAAAAAAACTCGTTAAACCGCTTGCATGGCAACAAAATCCTGATAAAGTGTCAAAAAGTGCAATTAGTGGTGAAAAGTGTTTTTCAAGGATTGATTACGGTGTTTCAAGGGGCTTCATCTTTAAATCTCGATGCCAAGGGGCGGCTGTCAGTGCCTACCCGGTATCGCGACGCGTTGCAAAGCGACGCGCAAGGATGCCTCACGATTACAAAACACCCGCATGGTTGCTTGATGGTGTTTCCCCGCCCGGCTTGGGAAGAGTTTCGTGGCCGCATTGCCGCCTTGCCCATGCAGGCGCAGTGGTGGAAGCGCATTTTCCTGGGCAACGCTTCAGACGTAGAGATGGATGGCACTTCGCGTGTGCTGATCTCGCCAGAGCTGCGCGCCGCCTCCGGCATAGAAAAAGACGTGATGCTGCTGGGCATGGGCAGCTATTTTGAATTGTGGGATGGCCGCGCTTACGCTCACCAAGAGGCGCAGGCCATGAAGGGCGATATGCCCGATGTGTTCAAAGACTTCTCCTTCTAAGGCGCAGCTTTGAATACGTCCTGGTCTCACGAAACCGTTTTGTTGCACGAAGCGGTAGATGCCCTAAACATAAAGCCCGATGGTCGTTATATCGATGCCACTTTTGGGCGCGGTGGGCATTCGGCGCTGATTCTCAAGCACTTGGGTGAGCAAGGCAGTTTGTTGGGCGTAGACCGCGATCCACAAGCCGTTGAGCACGCCAACACGTGGAGCGATACGCGCTTTGCCATTCGCCACCAGGCTTTTCACACCATTGCCGATTTGCCAGACGCCAGCGTTGACGGCCTGTTAATGGACTTGGGTGTGAGCTCGCCGCAGCTGGACGATGGTTCGCGCGGTTTTTCGTTTCGCAAAGACGGCCCGCTAGACATGCGCATGGACACCACGCGCGGCATCAGTGTTGCCGACTGGTTAAAAGATGCTCCCCTAACTGAAATAACGGAGGTGATTCGTGAATATGGCGAAGAACGGTTTGCTGTACAGATTTCAAAGGCGATTGATCGCTGCCGACAGGAGCGGGGCGCTATTCGAACCACCCTCGAGCTGGCCCAAGTCGTGGCTGGCGCGGTCAAAACCCGCGAGCCGGGCAAGGATCCTGCAACGCGGACATTTCAGGCTTTTCGGATTTTCATCAACGCCGAGCTTGAGGAGTTGCAACAAGCGCTAGAGGCCTCTTTAAGTCTGCTAAAGCCCGACGGCCGCTTGGTGGTGATCAGCTTTCACTCGTTGGAAGACCGCATTGTGAAGCAGTTTATTGCCAGGCACGCGCGCGAGGTGGTGGACCGCAAAGCACTGTTTGCACCGCCTGCGCCACTCAGGTTGGAGGCCTTGGGTCGTGTGAAAGCCAGCGCTCAAGAGGTGGCGGTCAACCCCCGCTCACGCAGTGCGGTGATGCGCGTAGCCAAACGTACAGAGGTGGCGCTTTGATACGCGTGAACGCCGTGCTGGTCATTGCCGTCTTGGCGACGGCTTTTACGCTGGTCAACACGCAGTACCAGTCAAGGCGTTTGTACAACGAGGTTGACCAAGCCTCATCGACTGCGCGCCAACTCGCCAGCGACTTTGAATCCTTGCGTGTGCAGCGCCGCGGCGAAGCCGCGCCCGGACGTGTGCAAACCATAGCCGCCAAACGTCTGGGCATGCGAGCGCCAGACCCAAGCATTACCGAGTACGTGAGCACGCCTGGTGCGCCAACTGCAGCGCAAAGCGGGGCTGCGCAATGAGTACCAGTCGCCACACCATTGCCTACAGTGCCAGCCCGTTGTTGGCCAGTCGCACACCTGTGTGGCGCAGCCGCTTTGTGCTGGCAATGTTGGGTGTGGCCTTTGTGGGGCTTGCCGGGCGCGCCGTATACGTGCAAGTGATAGGCAACGACTTTTTTCAAAAGCAAGGCGAGGCACGCTTTGCCCGCACCATTGAGCTGCCACCCAGCAGAGGTCGAGTGCTGGACCGCAACGGTTTGATACTGGCCAGCAGCGTGCCAGCCTATGGCATTTGGGTAGACGGCGGTGACGCTGCAAGCCCCAAAATTGGCGAGTTGGCCAAGTTGTTGGGTATGAGCAAAAGTACTGTTGCAGCGCGTATCAAGAGCTCCAGCGGTGGTTTTGTGTATATCAAACGCCAAGTAGACGAGGCCACGCGCGAGCGCATCAAGGCGCTGGGTATCAAGGGTGTGTCCGACACCAAGGAGTACAAGCGCCAATACCCGGAGGGTGCGGCCGCTGCACACGTGGTGGGATTCACCAACATTGAAAACAAAGGCTTGGAGGGCGTGGAGCTGGCGTTTAATACCCAGCTGTCTGGCCATGCTGGTTCACGTCGCGTGATCAAGGACAGGGCCGGCGCCATCATTGAGGACTTGCGTGACATCGTCCCCGCCGTGAATGGCCAAGATGTGCAGCTGTCCATTGATAGCAAAGTGCAGTTTTTTGCCTATGACCAGCTGCGTAATGCGGTGACCGCACACAATGCCAAAAGCGGCAGCGCCGTGGTGTTGGACGCACAAAGCGGCGAAGTGCTGGCCATGGCCAACTACCCCAGCTACGACCCCAGCGACAGGCGGCAGCTAACAGGTGCGTTGTTGCGCAACCGCGCCATCACAGACACCTTTGAGCCCGGCTCAACCATCAAGCCGTTTGCTGTGGCATTGGCTTTGCAACGCGGCACAGTAACGCCGCAAACCAAATTCCAAACCGCGCCGGGCTACATTGAAATTGGCCGCCATCGTATCAGCGACTCACACGAACACGGCGTGTTGAGCGTGGCGCAAATTGTCGAGAAATCCAGCAACGTGGGTACGGTCAAGATTGCCATGGACTTGCCTGCGCAAGCCATGTGGCAAACCTTTACCGAAGTGGGTATTGGGCAAAAGCCCATAGTGCCCTTTCCGGGTGCGGCCGCGGGCAGACTGCGCAGCTACGAGTCTTGGCGCACGGTGGAAAAAGCCACCATGAGTTACGGCTATGGCCTGTCTGCCTCCTTGTTTCAGTTGGCGCGTGCCTATACGGTGTTTGCCCGCAATGGCGACATGGCACCCATCACCATGCTGAAAAGCACCAAGCCTGTCACGGGCATACCTGTGTTCACGCCTGAAGTGGCAAGGCAAATGCGTGACATGCTGGTCCTGGCCACTGGCGATGAAGGCACGGCCCCAAAAGCGCAAACCCTGGGCTACTCGGTAGCCGGTAAAACCGGTACGGCGCGCAAGGTTGAAGGCAAAAATTACGTACAGAAGTACCACGCATTTTTTGTGGGCTATGCACCAGCCGACAAGCCGCGCGTGGTGGTGGCCGTGATGATTGACGAGCCGCGCAAAGGCCAGTTTTATGGTGGCTTGGTGGCCGCACCTGTGTTTAGCCAAACCGTTCAAAACACGCTGCGCATCATGGGTTTGCAGCCCGATCAAGCGGTGCAGCCCAATATCAACGCAGTGGGTGTGGAGGAGTCGTTTTGAACGCAGCCGCACAACACACGCTAGACACACCGCAAGCCGTGGTGCAGTGGTTGCACGCGCGCAAGGTACAGCAGTTGTGCGCTGATAGCCGGGCTGTTGAGACTGGCGATGCCTTTGTGGCGTGGCCTGGCTATGCCACCGATGCCCGCGCTTTTGTTGCCGGCGCATTTTCAAAAGGCGCGGTTGCGGCATTGGTAGAGGCACGTGACGCAGCCAATAGCGCGTTGCCAGTGGCGCTGCTGGATGACGCGCGCGTTGCTTTGGTCAGTGGCCTGAAGACCATGTGCGGCGATATTGCAAGCCTGTTTTATCAGCAGCCCAGCGGCCAGTTGAACGTGGTGGCCGTGACCGGTACCAACGGTAAAACATCCACCACATGGTGGTTGGCACAAGCGCTAAGCGCCGCTGGCCAGGACTGTGGCCTGGTAGGCACCTTGGGTGTGGGTAGTATGCGCAACCTGGCTCAAACAGGGCTGACCACGCCAGATCCCATTCGTTTGCAGCAAACGCTGCGCAGTTTGGTGGACCAAGGTGTTGCAGCATGTGCGATAGAGGCATCCAGCATTGGCCTGGCTGAGGCGCGCATGGCGGGCACTGCAGTGCGTGTGGCGGTATTTACCAATTTGTCGCAAGACCACCTGGACTACCACGCCAACATGGACAACTACTGGCAAGCCAAGCGCGCCTTGTTTAACTGGCCAGGCCTGCAAGCCGCCGTTGTGAACATAGACGACGCACATGGTGCAGCCTTGGCTCAAGAGTTGGCGGGCCAGCTGGATGTGTGGACGATTGGCCTGGCAGCACAAAATGGTGTCGTACAACAGCCTCGCTTGATAGGGCACAACATACGCGCTACGCCAACAGGCACAGCCTTTGACGTGAGCGAATACAAAGACGCCCAGTTGCTTGAAACGCATAGTCTGGACTTGCCCATAGTGGGCAACTACAACGTGAGCAACATGCTTGGCGTGCTGGCCAGCATGCGCGCGCTGGGCATTGACTTGGCCGCCGCGTGCGCCAGTAGCCACAACCTGGAGGCAGTGCCCGGGCGCATGCAGTTGGTAGACGTTGGCCGCTCAGACATCAGTGTGCTGGTGGACTATGCCCACACCCCTGACGCATTGGTGCAGGCACTGCAAGCCGTGCGCCCCATGGTGCAGGGCAATGGTCAGCGCCTGTGGTGTGTGATGGGTTGTGGTGGTGACAGAGACACCGGTAAACGCGCACCTATGGCGCAAGCTGCGCTAGATTATGCAGACGCCGTGGTGTTTACCAGCGACAACCCGCGCACCGAGGAGCCGCAAACCATTGTTGACCAGCTCATGAGTGCAGCCTTGGCGCACGATCCAGCCAGCAGCAAAACCGTGTTGCAACAAGTCGACCGTGCACAAGCCATTGCCACGGCCGTGGCCAAAGCCAATAGAGGTGACGTGTTGCTGATCGCCGGCAAGGGCCACGAAGACTACCAGGAAATTGCTGGCGTTCGCATGCCATTTTCAGATGTGCAAGTGGCCAGTGCCGCTCTGCGTAGCTTGCGTCCAACAGGAGGCCTGCAATGAGTGTCTTGCAGGCCCAACACCCAGTGGCGCTGCTGGCGCAGTTGCCAAATGCCGTCATGGTTGACCAGGCGCGCGTGGATGACTGGTTGCGCAACTTGCCCGCTGATAGTTCTGTCGCGCGTGTGCACAGCGATACGCGCAGTTTGCAAGCTGCCGATTGCTTTGTAGCCCTGAAAGGCGAGCGTTTTGACGCGCACAGTTACTTGCCACAAGTCAGCAGCGCTGGCGTGCAAGTCGCATTGGCCAGCCACGGTTTGGCCCAGGCCAACCTGGCCGGTGCACAAGTGCCAGACACCCGACAAGCCCTGGGGCAGTGGGCTGGCCTGTGGCGCAACACCTTGGACTTGCCGCTGATTGCGGTCACCGGCAGCAACGGCAAAACCACGGTGACGCAAATGGTGGCGTCCATATTGCGCGCAGCGCATGGCGACAAGGCCTTGGCAACTGCAGGCAACTTCAACAACGACATTGGTGTGCCTCTGACGCTGCTGCGCTTGCGCAAGTATCACGCCAGTGCTGTGGTTGAGCTGGGCATGAACCACCCCGGTGAAATAGCTGGTTTGGCTGCGATGGCCAAGCCTACCGTGGCCTTGGTAAACAACGCACAGCGCGAGCATTTGGAGTTTATGCACAGCGTCGATGCGGTCGCTGCAGAAAACGCCTGCGTGTTTGGTGCGCTGGCCTCGCACGGCGCCGCCGTGTTTCCGTCTGACGACCATTACACCCACAGTTGGCGCGATGCCGTGCAAGCCTTGGACCGTGACTGTCAGGTGTGGACGTTCTCGGACAAAGACCAAGACGCCACCGTATTTGGCAAGGCCACATGGCTGGGCTCGGCATGGAGCGTGCAGATGATAACGCCAATGGGCGAACTCAGCACCTGCGTGGCTTTGGCCGGTCAACACAATGTGCGCAACGCTTTGGCCGCAGCTGCTTGCGCCCTAGCCAGCGGCGTATCGCTTGCGGCTGTGGACCAGGGTTTAAAAGCCTTTAAGGCAGTAAGTGGTCGCTCACGCGCTGCGTTGTTGCGACGCGGCGCGCAAACCGTAGGCCTGGTCGATGACACCTACAACGCCAACCCAGACTCTGTGCAAGCCGCCCTGTCTGTGTTGGCTGCCATGCCTGCACCACGCTGGCTGGTATTGGGCGACATGGGCGAGGTAGGCGAGCAAGGTCTGGCTTACCACCAGGAGGTGTTGCAAACAGCACTCGGCGCAGGCATTGAACGTATAGACGTGGCGGGCGACTGGTGGCAGCAAGTGGTGCAGCAAGCAGGCCCAACCCAGTCGCTTGTGCAGTGGCATGCCAACGTCGATGAACTCGCCAAGGCCGCACCGCAGCTGGGTGGGCAAGCAGCCAGTGTGCTGGTGAAAGGTTCACGCTTTATGCGCATGGAGCGCGTGGTGCAAAGCCTGGAACACGCGTGGCCCACCGAAGGCCCGGCAGATACAGAACAACAGGAAGGAGCGGCTCATGCTGCTTAATTTGGCAGATTGGCTACAAGGCCTGTCCCCTCATTTTGGATTTTTACGGGTGTTCCAGTACCTCACGTTCAGGGCGGTGATGGCCGCGCTGACTGCGTTGCTGATTGGTTTGGTTGCAGGTCCTGCCGTCATTCGCCGCCTGAGCGCCTTGAAAATAGGCCAGCCCATTCGCGACTACGCCATGCAAACCCACCTCATTAAAAGTGGCACACCCACCATGGGCGGTGTGTTGATTTTGCTGGCCATCACGCTGTCCACCTTGCTGTGGTCACACTGGAACAACCGCTTTATGTGGATTGTGCTCATTGTTACCTTGGCATTTGGCGCCATTGGCTGGGTTGATGATTGGCGCAAAGTGGTCGCCAAAGACCCAGAGGGCATGCGTTCGCGCGAGAAGTACATGTGGCAGTCGCTCATAGGCTTGCTGGCCGCGCTGGCCTTGGTCTTTAGTATTTCTGAAGGCTCCAACGCACGCGTGTGGGAGTTGTTTGTCACCTGGGTGCAATCTGGCTTTAACGTGGACTTGCCGTCCACCGCCAGTTTGCAAGTGCCGTTCTTCAAGTCTGTGACTTACCCATTGGGTGTGCTTGGCTTTGTGGTGCTGACCTACTTGGTGATTGTGGGCTCAAGCAACGCGGTCAACTTGACCGACGGGCTGGACGGCTTGGCCATCATGCCTGTCGTCATGGTGGGCTCTGCAT
It encodes the following:
- the mraY gene encoding phospho-N-acetylmuramoyl-pentapeptide-transferase — encoded protein: MLLNLADWLQGLSPHFGFLRVFQYLTFRAVMAALTALLIGLVAGPAVIRRLSALKIGQPIRDYAMQTHLIKSGTPTMGGVLILLAITLSTLLWSHWNNRFMWIVLIVTLAFGAIGWVDDWRKVVAKDPEGMRSREKYMWQSLIGLLAALALVFSISEGSNARVWELFVTWVQSGFNVDLPSTASLQVPFFKSVTYPLGVLGFVVLTYLVIVGSSNAVNLTDGLDGLAIMPVVMVGSALGLFAYITGNANFSRYLLLPNIPGTGELLIFCAAMAGAGLAFLWFNTHPAQVFMGDVGALALGAALGTIAVIVRQEIVLAIMGGIFVVEALSVMLQVSYFKYTKRRFGQGRRLLQMAPLHHHFEKKGWRETQVVVRFWIITMLLCLVGLSTLKLR